GGGTCCGGCATCAGGCCTGCGGGCGGGTAGTTGGACGTCGTGACCAGGGTGATCCGGCGGTCCAGCAGTGTGCGGAAGAGGCGGGCGATGAGCATCGCGTCGCCGGCGTCGTGCGCGTGGAACTCGTCGAAGACGAGGATCCGGCTGTCCCCGATCAGCTCGTCCAGAGCCCTGTCGACGGCGCTCTGCCCGTCGTGGCGGCCGCCCGGCCGGGTCACTCCGTCGTGCAGGCGCCGGAAGAAGTCGTGGAAGTGCAGGCGGCGTTTGCGTCCGGAAGGCAGGCCCTCGTAAAAGGTGTCCACCAGCCAGCTCTTGCCGCGGCCCACCGGGCCCCAGACGTAGAGGTCGCGGGGTGGTTTGGGGAAGGTCCAGGTCGGGCGGGCGAGTTCGGCCGCCAGCCGGGACAGCCGTCCGACGGCGGCCTGTTGGGCAGGGGCGACGGAGAATCCCCGCCGGGCCGCGGCCTCGTGGAAATGGCTGCGCATGGCCTGGTCGCGCTTGTGCACCGTTCAGCTCTTCCGTTCCATGCCAAGAGGTCGCTCCCCCAACTCGACCTCGGGGAAAGGATCATGATGCACCTTGGCCGAACGGGTGAACAGCCCTGCCCCCTGACGACGACACGACGCGTCCGTGCGCGACGGGCGGCGCGTTTCCGCGCCGCCCGGTGATCCTTCCCGGTCGCGCGGCGCTAGTCGGACGAGCCTCCGGTGACGCGCTTGGCCGCTTCGCTCTCGGCAGCGGGCGGTGACAGCTCGGAGAGCGTGTCGAGCGCGTGGTCGTCGCGCAGTTCCGCCTCCCAGGCAGCCGCCAGCTCCTCCTGCCGCTCACGCGGCAACTGCTCGATCTCTTCCCGGCGGGCCGGGGTCAGGGCCTTCAGGAACCGCAAGAGCTCGTCCATGGCCATGGTTCTTCTCCTTCGTCAAACGGGCGTGTCCGGGGGCGCGACCACCGTGAAGAGGCCGCCGTCCGGGTCGCTCAGGGTGATCCGGCGCCCCGTGGCCGTGGTGTGGACGGGTGAAACGGCCCGGCCGCCGAGCCGGACGGCGGTCTCCACGGCGGCTTCGAGGTCGGGCACGTGGAAGTGGACGTGCCAGCGCGGCCGGACCTGCGGATCCGGGGCCTCTTCGACGGCTCCGCCGCTGATCAGGGCCACGGTGTCACGGCCGCGGCGGACGACGACGTGGCCGTGCTCGTACGAGACGTCGCAGCACCCGGGCCGCTCACAGGCCCAGTCGAGCACCTCGCCGTAGAACACGGCGGCGGCGAAGGCGTCCCGGGTGCGCAGTTCGAGCCATCCGGCAGCGCCGCCGGGGTGCGCCGTCCAGTCCGGGATCACCTCGCCCTGCCAGAAGCCGAAGACCGCGCCGTCGGGGTCGGCCGCGAGCGCGGCGCGCCCGGTGCCGAAGGCCAGCGGCCCCACTGCCATCGTGGCGCCGCGCTCGCG
The Streptomyces sp. NBC_01296 DNA segment above includes these coding regions:
- a CDS encoding VOC family protein; its protein translation is MARDLDSAHQFYGAVLGWKFRPTRLGEGFSVALQDGVPVAGIGALAPRLGVPVAWTPYFAVDDADDTAARVRERGATMAVGPLAFGTGRAALAADPDGAVFGFWQGEVIPDWTAHPGGAAGWLELRTRDAFAAAVFYGEVLDWACERPGCCDVSYEHGHVVVRRGRDTVALISGGAVEEAPDPQVRPRWHVHFHVPDLEAAVETAVRLGGRAVSPVHTTATGRRITLSDPDGGLFTVVAPPDTPV